A stretch of DNA from Brevibacillus ruminantium:
GAGATCGGCAGCGGAACTTCGCGCGCGCATATCGAAGCAGAAGCGAAGAAAAGCAGCAGCGTTCTCGTCTTGGAGTCGTCTGCCGGGACAGCGGGTGCAATGAAAACCTCCCGGAAAGGTGTCGGCCTTTTTCAGCTGAAGGTGAAAGGGGTAGCTGCGCACGCTGGTATCGAACCGGAAAAAGGTGTGAGTGCGATCGGGGAGCTGGCGGAGCAGATCGCGTATTTGCATCGGCTGACGGAGATGGACAAAGGCACCACGGTCAATGTCGGCGTTATCAAAGGCGGTTCTGCATCAAACGTCATTGCAGCCGAAGCAGAGGCCGAAGTGGATCTGCGGGTCCGCTCCCGCGAAGAAGCGGAGCGCGTCGTGCCATTGATCAAAAATCTGACGCCGAAACAAGCAGGAGCGTCTATCGAGGTGACAGGAGGAATCAACCGTCCTCCGCTTGAGCGGACGGAGCAGGTTGGTCAGATGTACCGCTTGGCCAAAAGTCTGGCGAAGACCTATCTGCACTTCGATTTGCAAGAGATGGAAAGCGGCGGGGGCAGCGACGGAAACTTTGCCGCTCCGTATGCCCCTACGCTGGACGGATTGGGACCTGTGGGAGATGGCGCTCACGCCGCTCATGAACATGTGATCATTTCACAGCTCCCTGTCCGCAGCGCCCTTCTCGCCCTGTTGATCAAAGAATTGGGCGCATAAAGACGAAATCGCTAAGGAATAGGAGTGAGGCAGATGAACGAGGAGAGAAAGCAATTGTGGGGCGAAGTCAGTCCGGATAGCCTGATGGAATTTACCCGAAATATAGCCAGGGAAGTCCGTTCCTCCGGTTCCCCGGAAGAGCTTCGCGCTTTTCAGTATGCGAAAGAAAAGCTGGAGGAGTTCGGCTTTTCGCCCGAGCTGCATTTTTCTGATGCGTATATCAGCTTGCCAGTAAGTGCCGCCATGACCATCGACGGGATTTCCTATTCTTGCATCACGCATGCGATGGGCGTCTCCACAGGCGACGCCGGTATCAGCGGGGAACTGCTCTATGTGGGCAAGGGAACACCCGACGATTTCCGGGCCCAGGATGTTTCCGGAAAAATTGTGCTGCTGGACGGAATTGCTACAGGACCGTCTGTGGACCGGGCGCAGGCTGCCGGCGCTCTGGCCGCGATCTTTATCAACGGTGCCTATACGAATGAAATGATCGTCTCCTCCGTGTGGGGAAGCCCAACGACGGAGACGATTGAGCGGCTGCCGAAGCTGACGGTCGTCTCCTGCAACTACAAAGACGGCGAGCAAATCAAACACCTCATGGCAAGAAACAGCGATCCCGTGCGGGCGTGGATTCGCGCCGAGGTGGATACCGGCTGGCGCAAGATACCTGTACTCACCGGAGAGCTGAAGGGAACGGTGGAGCCGGACAAATTTGTGTTGTTCAGCGGACACATCGATTCCTGGCACTATGGCGCGATGGACAACGGTACGGCGAACGCGACCATGCTGGAGGTCGCCCGCCTCATGTCCAAGCGGAAAAGCCAGCTCAAAAGAACGCTGCGGATCGCCTTCTGGTCCGGTCACTCCCACGGACGCTATGCCGGTTCTGCCTGGTATTGCGATCAAAATTGGGAAGACCTGCATGACAACGGCGTTTTGCACATCAACATCGATTCTGTCGGCGCGATCGGTTCGGATATTTTGACGGAAAACAACTGCATGGCCGAGACCAAGGATTTGGCCGGCGTATCCATCCGCGATATTGCCGGACAAGTCTTTGAAGGCTCCCGGTTCAGCCGGGCCGGCGACCAATCCTTCTGGGGAACGGGGATTCCGTCTCTGCTGATGGGCTTGTCAGAACAACCGCCAAGCGATGCTCCGGAAGCGCAGG
This window harbors:
- a CDS encoding M28 family peptidase, which encodes MNEERKQLWGEVSPDSLMEFTRNIAREVRSSGSPEELRAFQYAKEKLEEFGFSPELHFSDAYISLPVSAAMTIDGISYSCITHAMGVSTGDAGISGELLYVGKGTPDDFRAQDVSGKIVLLDGIATGPSVDRAQAAGALAAIFINGAYTNEMIVSSVWGSPTTETIERLPKLTVVSCNYKDGEQIKHLMARNSDPVRAWIRAEVDTGWRKIPVLTGELKGTVEPDKFVLFSGHIDSWHYGAMDNGTANATMLEVARLMSKRKSQLKRTLRIAFWSGHSHGRYAGSAWYCDQNWEDLHDNGVLHINIDSVGAIGSDILTENNCMAETKDLAGVSIRDIAGQVFEGSRFSRAGDQSFWGTGIPSLLMGLSEQPPSDAPEAQAFAQLFGGGKTGGYGWWWHTTEDTIDKIDPANLARDCRIYADIVYQACTAAVVPINQIEAVKEIRHALEAYQQKAGGALPLALSVNRARELQERLVELYELVSSASLPDEAAVIVNSGIMRLSRILVPLNYLSGDCFHHDPPIKPVCIPLLEKINQLAKAEPGSDLSYMLITELTRNTNKVNYALREAEKEAASTLAQLKQQING
- a CDS encoding M20 family metallopeptidase → MEKIVAFLQKQQTQMVDVLKQLVEMESPSRDKELVDELGKVIAGLLASYIGGKGEVIPNEGFGNHLRWEWGQGDEQILLLAHMDTVWPKGTLASMPFRIEGDRAYGPGTFDMKGGFVQGLFALHALTQLEVPLKKKVVLLVTSDEEIGSGTSRAHIEAEAKKSSSVLVLESSAGTAGAMKTSRKGVGLFQLKVKGVAAHAGIEPEKGVSAIGELAEQIAYLHRLTEMDKGTTVNVGVIKGGSASNVIAAEAEAEVDLRVRSREEAERVVPLIKNLTPKQAGASIEVTGGINRPPLERTEQVGQMYRLAKSLAKTYLHFDLQEMESGGGSDGNFAAPYAPTLDGLGPVGDGAHAAHEHVIISQLPVRSALLALLIKELGA